In bacterium, the following proteins share a genomic window:
- a CDS encoding thiamine phosphate synthase, translating to MLMELVLLSTPGQWTQDGVVRSQEEEVALVNALFEEGLPLFHLRKPMFSVTELKNWLSLVKPEYMERISLHTFHDLVYEFPVGGIHTSERQRQASDQGRHQQEFLLEQFPKLRLSSSFHTLSDLENAPKIYDYTFISPVFDSISRPHYKAGFSPEEIIEMLSNARNKVFALGGICSQQIPEIVDMGFDGAGMLGAIWYSKNPIKELEKTMAIIAASASTSQSSSGAFEGSLALSSH from the coding sequence ATGCTTATGGAACTAGTCTTATTATCAACCCCCGGTCAATGGACTCAAGATGGAGTTGTCCGATCTCAAGAAGAGGAAGTTGCTCTGGTTAACGCTCTTTTTGAAGAGGGTCTGCCATTATTTCATCTGAGAAAACCAATGTTTTCAGTCACTGAGTTAAAGAATTGGTTGAGTCTGGTCAAGCCGGAATATATGGAGAGAATATCGCTCCATACCTTTCATGATTTAGTCTACGAATTCCCAGTAGGTGGTATTCATACAAGTGAACGACAACGACAAGCATCCGATCAAGGGCGGCATCAGCAGGAGTTTTTGCTCGAACAATTTCCGAAGCTGAGGTTGAGCAGCTCTTTTCATACGTTATCGGATCTTGAGAATGCCCCGAAGATTTATGACTATACTTTTATCTCACCAGTGTTTGACAGTATTTCGCGCCCGCATTACAAAGCGGGATTCTCGCCAGAAGAGATAATAGAAATGCTTTCGAATGCGAGGAATAAAGTGTTTGCACTGGGAGGAATTTGCAGTCAGCAAATACCAGAGATAGTTGATATGGGATTTGATGGAGCTGGAATGCTTGGGGCTATCTGGTATTCAAAGAATCCAATAAAAGAATTAGAGAAAACGATGGCCATAATTGCGGCCTCTGCTTCTACGTCTCAATCTTCTTCTGGCGCGTTTGAAGGTTCGCTTGCTTTATCTTCTCACTAG
- a CDS encoding sodium:proton exchanger has product MNSTYAINSLWPLVLDIVILLLSCVAGGSIASRFGQSPIVGYLLAGMLLGGPAGVSLVGSQQEIDLIAELGVSLLLFSLGLEFSWRQLRSFGGKTLVAGLLQVMLSLLVFTVIALVFQCDIRSALAIGAILSVSSTACVLRVLSDRAELDSSHARDAISILLVQDIAIVPLALLLPILGAGGEAREVSMLIGNALGKTLLLIGSIALFVHFFALKIFGILSIEENRELAILFGAAIGFGATWTAHELGLSPAIGAFLAGMFLGSSPFATQVRADITPIKTLLLALFFGAAGMAANPVWIVKHFPLVLVATVFLIAIKASLVAGILSFLGRHLSLSLATGLIISQAGEFAFVLGTLAMQYDLINGEIYLLIISATIISLLVSPFLISHASSLGGRVAQILGMSISAMNRTKQTSEKIEVVIIGFGPAGILASEAFAEYGKRLLVIDLNKEAMARATKLGFSSLIGDASVLDVLAHAEIHSAKIFILTLPHHAASKKAIRHIRVLAPESLIIVRARHQFEFEALKNSGAHGVVGDEEQVGRALREMAQEFSQQVPEEREIAPEVK; this is encoded by the coding sequence ATGAACTCTACCTACGCGATCAACTCACTGTGGCCCCTTGTTCTTGATATCGTTATTCTCTTATTAAGCTGTGTTGCTGGTGGAAGCATCGCTTCCCGATTTGGACAAAGTCCTATTGTTGGTTATCTCCTCGCGGGAATGCTTTTAGGAGGACCCGCAGGAGTCTCGCTAGTCGGATCGCAACAAGAAATAGATCTTATCGCAGAGCTTGGCGTCTCGCTCCTACTCTTCAGTCTCGGATTAGAATTTTCATGGCGACAGCTGCGATCATTTGGAGGAAAAACGCTTGTTGCTGGATTGCTGCAAGTCATGCTCTCCCTCCTTGTCTTTACTGTAATTGCTCTTGTTTTTCAGTGTGATATTCGCTCTGCACTAGCCATTGGAGCAATTCTTTCTGTAAGCAGCACTGCGTGTGTTTTAAGAGTTCTCTCAGATAGAGCAGAGCTTGATAGCTCACATGCAAGAGATGCTATCTCCATACTGCTCGTACAAGATATTGCAATTGTACCACTAGCATTACTACTCCCCATACTTGGAGCTGGGGGTGAAGCGCGTGAAGTATCCATGCTGATTGGAAATGCGCTTGGAAAAACTCTTCTCCTTATTGGTAGTATTGCTCTGTTTGTTCATTTTTTTGCACTGAAAATCTTTGGCATCCTTTCCATAGAAGAGAATCGTGAACTTGCAATTCTCTTCGGGGCTGCTATCGGATTTGGTGCAACGTGGACTGCGCATGAGCTCGGTCTTTCTCCTGCAATCGGTGCTTTTCTTGCCGGAATGTTTCTTGGAAGCTCTCCGTTTGCAACTCAAGTACGAGCAGATATTACTCCCATCAAAACACTTCTTCTTGCTCTCTTCTTTGGGGCTGCTGGAATGGCAGCAAATCCAGTGTGGATCGTGAAACACTTTCCGCTTGTATTGGTAGCAACCGTTTTCTTAATTGCAATTAAGGCCTCCCTTGTTGCTGGAATTCTCTCTTTCCTTGGTCGCCACCTTTCACTTAGCCTTGCAACTGGTCTTATCATATCACAGGCAGGCGAGTTTGCATTTGTTCTCGGAACTCTTGCAATGCAATACGATCTTATTAACGGCGAGATCTATCTTCTCATTATTTCTGCAACAATTATATCTCTACTCGTCTCTCCTTTTCTCATCTCTCATGCATCTTCACTTGGAGGACGAGTTGCGCAAATACTCGGGATGAGTATTTCAGCAATGAACAGAACAAAACAGACAAGCGAAAAGATTGAAGTCGTAATTATTGGTTTTGGTCCTGCGGGAATTCTTGCCTCAGAAGCATTTGCCGAGTATGGCAAGAGACTCCTTGTTATAGATTTAAATAAAGAAGCGATGGCTCGTGCCACAAAATTAGGATTCTCGAGCCTTATTGGGGATGCCTCTGTTCTTGATGTGCTCGCACATGCGGAAATACATTCAGCAAAAATCTTTATCCTGACTTTGCCTCATCATGCTGCATCCAAGAAAGCGATACGCCATATCCGTGTCCTTGCTCCTGAATCACTGATTATCGTCCGGGCTCGACATCAATTTGAATTCGAAGCATTGAAAAATAGTGGTGCTCACGGTGTTGTTGGAGATGAGGAGCAGGTAGGGAGGGCGCTGAGAGAAATGGCTCAGGAGTTCAGTCAGCAGGTTCCCGAAGAACGAGAGATCGCACCTGAAGTCAAATAA